A genome region from Acipenser ruthenus chromosome 29, fAciRut3.2 maternal haplotype, whole genome shotgun sequence includes the following:
- the LOC117430212 gene encoding kinesin-like protein KIF3B, whose translation MSKMKSAETVKVVVRCRPMNEKETSARFDRVVSVDVKLGQISVKNPRGMPNELPKTFTFDSVYDWNSKQLELYDETFRPLVDSVLLGFNGTIFAYGQTGTGKTYTMEGVRNDPERKGVIPNSFEHIFTHISRSQNQQYLVRASYLEIYQEEIRDLLSKDQAKRLELKERPDTGVYVKDLSSFVTKSVKEIEHVMNVGNQNRSVGATNMNEHSSRSHAIFLITIECSELGLDGENHIRVGKLNLVDLAGSERQTKTGAQGERLKEATKINLSLSALGNVISALVDGKSTHIPYRDSKLTRLLQDSLGGNARTVMVANVGPASYNVEETLTTLRYANRAKNIKNKPKVNEDPKDALLREFQEEIARLKAQLEKRSGKRSKKSQRRHVGEGGEGEGGEELDEEDEDEVEVDDKDDSDYWREQQEKLEKERKAIQEDHSLVAEEKLKLLKEKERKMEDLKREKEASEMLSSKVKAMESKLLVGGKNIVDHTNEQQKVLEQKRQEIAEQKRREREMQQQMDCRDEETLELKETYSSLQQEVDIKTKKLKKLFAKLQAVKAEIHDLQEEHIKERQELEQTQNELTRELKLKHLIIENFIPMEEKSKITNRAFFDEEEDRWKLHPITRIEDNQQMMTRPVSAVGYKRPLSQHARMSMMMRPEARYRAENILLLELDMPSRTTREYEEPAIAPKVAAVLEAALQDEDEIQVDASTFESFGSKKSKSRPKTGKKAGTPTSSSSPGSSGSLLYPQSRGLVPK comes from the exons ATGTCCAAAATGAAAAGCGCAGAGACAGTGAAGGTGGTTGTCAGATGCCGGCCGATGAATGAGAAAGAGACTTCTGCTAGATTTGATAGAGTAGTTTCTGTTGATGTGAAATTGGGACAGATCTCCGTGAAGAATCCTAGGGGGATGCCCAATGAGCTGCCCAAGACCTTCACGTTTGATTCTGTGTATGACTGGAATTCTAAGCAGTTGGAACTGTATGATGAGACATTCCGGCCTCTGGTAGATTCCGTCCTACTGGGTTTTAATGGCACTATATTTGCATATGGCCAGACGGGTACTGGGAAAACATACACAATGGAGGGGGTGCGCAATGACCCAGAGAGGAAAGGAGTCATCCCTAATTCCTTTGAGCATATATTCACACACATTTCCAGGTCCCAGAACCAACAGTATCTTGTTAGAGCTTCGTATTTGGAAATTTATCAAGAGGAGATCAGAGACTTGTTATCAAAAGACCAAGCCAAAAGACTGGAGCTAAAAGAAAGACCTGATACCGGTGTTTATGTAAAAGACTTGTCGTCCTTCGTTACCAAAAGCGTTAAAGAAATAGAACATGTCATGAATGTCGGCAATCAGAACCGGTCAGTGGGAGCCACCAACATGAACGAGCACAGTTCTCGATCACATGCTATTTTTTTGATAACCATTGAGTGCAGCGAATTGGGACTTGACGGGGAGAATCACATTAGAGTAGGAAAACTGAACCTGGTAGACCTCGCGGGCAGTGAACGTCAAACCAAAACAGGAGCCCAGGGGGAAAGGTTAAAGGAAGCAACGAAGATCAACTTGTCCCTTTCAGCTTTGGGAAACGTGATATCTGCCCTTGTGGATGGCAAGAGCACCCACATCCCTTACCGCGATTCCAAACTCACCCGTTTGCTTCAGGACTCCTTGGGAGGCAATGCCAGGACAGTCATGGTTGCTAATGTTGGCCCAGCCTCTTACAATGTCGAAGAGACCCTAACAACTTTGCGCTATGCCAACCGGGCTAAAAACATCAAGAACAAACCCAAAGTGAATGAGGACCCCAAAGACGCCCTGCTGCGGGAGTTTCAGGAAGAGATAGCTCGCTTGAAGGCTCAACTGGAGAAGAGATCGGGGAAGAGGAGTAAGAAGAGCCAGCGGAGGCAtgtgggagagggaggagagggagagggaggagaggagctgGACGAAGAGGATGAGGATGAGGTGGAAGTAGATGACAAGGATGACTCGGATTACTGGCGAGAGCAGCAAGAAAAGCttgaaaaggagaggaaggcCATCCAGGAGGACCACAGCTTGGTGGCAGAGGAGAAACTGAAGCTGCTGAAGGAGAAGGAGAGAAAGATGGAAGACTTGAAAAGAGAAAAGGAAGCCAGTGAGATGCTGTCATCCAAAGTGAAG gCTATGGAGAGCAAGTTGCTTGTTGGAGGTAAAAATATTGTTGATCATACAAATGAACAACAAAAAGTACTGGAGCAGAAACGACAAGAAATTGCagagcag AAACGACGAGAGAGGGAGATGCAACAGCAGATGGATTGTCGTGATGAAGAGACCCTGGAACTGAAAGAGACCTACAGTTCTCTACAACAAGAAGTGGACATAAAAACCAAGAAGCTAAAAAAG CTGTTTGCTAAGCTGCAGGCAGTAAAAGCAGAGATCCATGATCTACAGGAAGAACACATTAAAGAGAGACAAGAACTGGAACAAACGCAGAATGAGCTCACCAGGGAACTCAAACTGAA GCACCTTATAATCGAGAACTTCATCCCAATGGAAGAGAAGAGTAAGATCACAAACAGGGCGTTTTTTGATGAGGAGGAGGATCGATGGAAATTGCACCCCATAACTCGCATTGAGGA CAATCAGCAGATGATGACGAGACCTGTCTCTGCTGTGGGCTACAAAAGGCCCCTGAGCCAGCATGCCAGAATGTCAATGATGATGAGACCTGAGGCTAGATATAGG GCAGAAAATATCCTGCTGTTAGAGCTGGATATGCCCAGCCGGACCACCAGGGAGTATGAAGAGCCGGCAATTGCCCCGAAGGTGGCCGCGGTGCTGGAAGCCGCTCTGCAGGATGAAGATGAAATTCAGGTTGATGCCTCAACTTTTGAAAGTTTTGGCAGCAAAAAATCGAAGTCCAG gcCAAAAACTGGAAAGAAGGCTGGCACCCCCACTTCCTCTTCATCCCCAGGGAGCTCAGGATCTCTACTTTACCCACAATCTCGTGGCCTTGTTCCGAAGTAA